Proteins from one Aulosira sp. FACHB-615 genomic window:
- a CDS encoding DUF86 domain-containing protein, producing the protein MTANRDLESLIDIHHYSQNAISFVSGITKVEFVEDQKTIAAVMYAIAVMGEATKRLSKEFREQNSSLPWKELAGLRDRLVHDYKNIDLDILWDVVSVEIPALLVSLEPLLPKQNE; encoded by the coding sequence ATGACAGCGAATAGAGATTTAGAATCTCTGATTGATATACACCACTATAGCCAAAATGCGATTTCTTTCGTATCAGGAATCACGAAAGTTGAATTTGTGGAGGATCAAAAAACAATCGCAGCAGTAATGTACGCGATCGCTGTTATGGGAGAAGCCACCAAAAGATTGTCAAAAGAATTTCGAGAACAAAATTCCTCTTTACCTTGGAAGGAACTTGCTGGTTTGCGCGATCGCTTAGTGCATGATTATAAAAATATCGATCTAGATATACTGTGGGATGTGGTTTCGGTAGAAATTCCCGCATTATTGGTGAGTTTAGAACCTTTGTTGCCCAAGCAGAATGAGTAA
- a CDS encoding STAS domain-containing protein, with protein MDNQVQVVKLNGIINTNNSQILRENITELQGTGAKIVLVDCQDVTFMDSSALGALVLAFKTLRATGTKLVLCSINEQVRILFELTGMDKVFEIFPSQDEFHQVVLSKN; from the coding sequence ATGGATAATCAAGTACAAGTTGTAAAGCTCAATGGTATTATCAACACTAACAATTCACAAATTCTTAGAGAAAATATTACTGAACTTCAAGGAACTGGTGCAAAAATTGTGCTAGTTGACTGCCAAGATGTGACATTTATGGATAGTTCAGCCCTGGGGGCTTTAGTTTTAGCTTTCAAAACATTAAGAGCTACAGGTACAAAATTAGTGCTTTGTTCTATTAATGAACAAGTGAGAATTTTATTTGAATTGACTGGTATGGATAAAGTTTTTGAAATTTTTCCTAGCCAAGATGAATTTCATCAAGTTGTACTTTCTAAAAATTAA
- a CDS encoding fasciclin domain-containing protein has translation MGSLLGWSLAQTTLVVLGVATAAFNPIVVSAQTTEPSVSPAPSVTPSPTAASNFSDVSTDYWATPFIQALAARNVISGFPDGSFRPNQAVTRAEFATMIQKAFNQNPVRQISAGGFTDVPAGYWAAPSIQEAYETGFMTGYPGNEFRPNLQIPKVQAIAALSSGLNLNTSGNASDVLTTYYTDASTVPNYAVNTVAAATQANIVVNYPDVKQLNPQVPLTRAEAASLLYQALVRQGQAQPLASNVTAANYIVAGNTGNTQTGNDIVSVAASNNSFTTLTTLLRTAGLAETLQQPGPYTVFAPTDQAFAALPAGTIEQLQRPENREVLVKILRYHVVPGSLTSSQLTPGELRTAEDQSVNIKVDSANNQIAVNDARVIQANVQASNGVIHVINEVLIPPNLNVSQQPPDNNQTTPGSTTTDIEAGRATRGGSSYIGVAGNIGLGGDSALSEGNIAVISKVGLTNYISVRPSAVFGDDTVVLVPVTFDFLPRSVNPTGEQRFPVSPFVGAGVAIETSNDADVGLLLTGGVDVPLGDRFTLNGTVNAAFLDQTDVGLLFGIGYNF, from the coding sequence ATGGGTAGTTTACTTGGTTGGTCATTAGCACAAACAACTTTGGTGGTTTTAGGAGTAGCAACGGCGGCATTTAACCCCATAGTAGTTTCGGCACAAACAACAGAGCCATCGGTGTCACCTGCGCCATCGGTGACACCTTCTCCAACTGCTGCTAGTAATTTTTCTGATGTGAGTACAGATTACTGGGCAACTCCTTTTATTCAAGCGTTAGCAGCCAGAAATGTCATTTCGGGATTTCCAGATGGTTCATTTAGGCCGAATCAAGCTGTAACTCGTGCCGAATTTGCAACAATGATTCAAAAAGCTTTTAATCAAAATCCAGTTCGGCAAATTAGTGCGGGTGGGTTTACAGATGTACCTGCTGGCTATTGGGCGGCTCCGTCAATTCAAGAAGCTTACGAAACTGGGTTTATGACGGGATATCCTGGTAATGAGTTTCGCCCTAATTTGCAAATTCCCAAAGTTCAGGCGATCGCAGCTTTGTCTAGTGGTTTAAATTTAAATACTAGCGGCAATGCTTCTGATGTTCTCACCACTTACTATACAGATGCTTCAACAGTTCCTAACTATGCAGTCAACACTGTAGCTGCGGCGACTCAAGCTAACATTGTTGTCAATTATCCCGATGTTAAACAACTTAATCCCCAAGTTCCTTTAACTCGTGCTGAAGCTGCAAGTTTGTTGTATCAAGCCTTGGTTAGACAAGGACAAGCCCAACCTCTGGCTAGTAATGTGACGGCTGCTAATTATATAGTGGCTGGCAATACTGGTAATACTCAAACTGGTAACGATATTGTTTCCGTCGCTGCATCTAATAATTCTTTTACTACCTTAACGACTTTATTACGGACAGCAGGTTTAGCTGAAACTCTACAACAACCAGGCCCTTATACAGTGTTTGCGCCTACAGATCAGGCGTTTGCTGCTTTGCCTGCTGGTACTATTGAACAGCTACAACGGCCAGAAAATAGAGAAGTGTTAGTGAAAATTCTCAGATATCATGTGGTTCCTGGCTCATTAACTTCTAGTCAACTGACACCAGGCGAATTGAGAACGGCTGAGGATCAGTCTGTAAATATCAAGGTGGACAGTGCAAATAATCAAATCGCTGTCAACGATGCACGAGTGATTCAAGCGAATGTTCAAGCTAGTAATGGTGTGATTCACGTTATTAATGAAGTTCTAATTCCACCCAACTTGAATGTGAGTCAACAACCACCAGACAACAATCAAACTACTCCTGGAAGCACAACTACGGATATTGAGGCTGGTAGAGCTACCCGTGGCGGTTCTAGTTATATTGGTGTTGCTGGTAACATCGGTTTGGGTGGAGACTCCGCTTTAAGTGAAGGAAATATTGCCGTAATTAGTAAAGTCGGGCTAACTAACTATATTTCTGTACGTCCTTCCGCCGTCTTTGGTGATGACACTGTGGTTTTAGTACCTGTAACCTTTGACTTTTTACCTCGTTCTGTTAATCCCACAGGTGAGCAACGTTTTCCTGTTTCACCTTTTGTTGGTGCTGGTGTCGCTATCGAAACTAGCAATGATGCTGATGTTGGACTGTTGTTAACTGGTGGTGTGGATGTACCGTTAGGCGATCGCTTTACCCTAAATGGTACTGTCAATGCTGCTTTTTTAGATCAGACTGATGTTGGTTTACTCTTCGGTATTGGTTACAACTTTTAA
- a CDS encoding UDP-glucose/GDP-mannose dehydrogenase family protein, which translates to MRVCVIGTGYVGLVTGACLAHIGHDVVCIDNNEEKVKLMKSGQSPIFEPGLSEIMQSAIQSGNIQFSSDLAAGVAHGEILFIAVGTPPLPTGESDTRYVEAVARGIGANLNGGYKVIVNKSTVPIGSGDWVRMIVLDGIAERQKSLVPAGGVPSDDKLPELAAHFDVVSNPEFLREGSAVYDTFNPDRIVLGGNSSKAVAMMQELYAPIVERKFAADQSLPPVPVLVTDLSSAEMIKYAANAFLATKISFINEVANICDRVGADVTQVAKGIGLDSRIGNKFLQAGIGWGGSCFPKDVSALIHTADDYGYEAQLLKSAVSVNERQRLIALEKLQQVLKILKGKTVGLLGLTFKPDTDDLRDAPALNLIEQLNRLGAKVKAYDPIISQTGMRHGLSGVLVETDAERLADGCDALVLVTEWQQFSQLDYAKMAQLMNNPVVIDGRNFLDPETMVRAGFQYVGIGR; encoded by the coding sequence ATGCGTGTTTGCGTAATTGGTACTGGATACGTTGGTTTAGTTACAGGTGCTTGCTTGGCTCACATTGGCCATGATGTAGTTTGCATCGATAACAACGAAGAAAAAGTCAAATTGATGAAGTCTGGGCAATCACCAATTTTTGAGCCAGGACTCTCGGAAATTATGCAATCTGCCATTCAATCAGGCAATATTCAGTTTTCCTCCGATCTCGCGGCTGGTGTCGCCCACGGTGAAATTCTGTTTATTGCAGTGGGTACACCACCTCTACCCACTGGTGAAAGTGATACCCGTTATGTTGAAGCTGTAGCCCGTGGAATTGGTGCTAATTTAAATGGCGGTTATAAAGTCATCGTCAACAAATCTACAGTCCCCATTGGTTCTGGTGACTGGGTAAGAATGATTGTTTTAGATGGCATTGCAGAACGCCAAAAATCACTGGTACCAGCAGGTGGTGTGCCTAGCGATGACAAATTGCCAGAACTGGCTGCACATTTTGATGTAGTCAGCAACCCAGAGTTTTTGCGTGAAGGTTCAGCAGTATACGATACCTTTAACCCCGATCGCATTGTTTTAGGCGGCAATAGCTCAAAAGCGGTCGCTATGATGCAAGAACTGTATGCCCCCATTGTCGAGCGCAAGTTTGCTGCTGACCAATCTTTACCACCTGTACCTGTACTAGTTACAGACCTCAGTTCAGCAGAGATGATTAAATACGCTGCTAATGCTTTCTTGGCTACCAAGATTAGTTTTATTAACGAAGTTGCTAACATTTGCGATCGCGTTGGTGCTGATGTGACTCAAGTAGCTAAAGGCATTGGTTTAGACTCCCGCATCGGTAACAAATTCTTACAAGCCGGCATTGGCTGGGGTGGTTCCTGCTTCCCCAAAGATGTTTCCGCTTTGATTCACACTGCTGATGATTATGGTTACGAAGCTCAACTACTCAAATCAGCCGTCAGCGTTAACGAACGTCAGCGTTTGATTGCTTTGGAAAAACTTCAGCAAGTTCTAAAAATCCTCAAAGGTAAAACAGTCGGCTTGCTTGGTTTAACCTTCAAACCCGATACCGACGACTTGCGCGATGCACCCGCACTCAACTTAATTGAGCAACTCAACCGCTTAGGAGCCAAAGTTAAAGCTTACGACCCCATTATTTCTCAAACTGGGATGCGTCATGGTTTGTCTGGCGTTTTGGTAGAAACCGATGCTGAAAGACTCGCCGATGGTTGTGATGCTTTGGTTCTCGTAACCGAATGGCAACAATTCAGCCAGCTAGATTATGCCAAAATGGCACAACTGATGAACAACCCTGTCGTGATTGATGGTCGTAACTTCCTCGACCCTGAAACAATGGTAAGAGCCGGTTTCCAATACGTTGGTATCGGTAGATAA
- the grpE gene encoding helix-turn-helix transcriptional regulator: MANLDFTQKLQDLSQKVGITSFKALSKATGVSERQILRLRRGEVEQIRVDVLLKLASVLQVSLNELVTAFSSLELNQADQVATQQMLQEIADLKTEYQRSQLQIKQQRELLLQEFQQSSLQLLESLLLQFPAAAQKARENPQLEAVKILPLIENSLKKLLQAWEIEAIAPIGAEIPYDPQKHQLSKGNAQPGELVKVRYSGYLQGDKLLYRVTVSPLDSG; encoded by the coding sequence ATGGCAAATCTTGATTTCACGCAAAAACTGCAAGATTTATCCCAAAAAGTCGGGATTACAAGTTTTAAAGCTTTGAGTAAAGCGACCGGTGTCTCCGAACGGCAAATATTGCGGTTACGACGGGGAGAGGTAGAACAAATCAGAGTCGATGTGTTACTCAAGTTGGCTTCTGTTCTCCAGGTGTCGTTAAATGAACTGGTTACAGCTTTTTCATCTCTGGAGTTGAATCAAGCTGATCAAGTTGCTACTCAACAGATGTTGCAAGAGATTGCTGATTTAAAAACCGAATACCAGCGATCGCAATTACAAATTAAACAACAACGAGAGTTATTACTCCAAGAATTCCAGCAGTCGAGTTTGCAACTGCTGGAATCTTTATTATTGCAGTTTCCGGCTGCGGCTCAAAAAGCACGGGAAAATCCCCAGTTGGAAGCGGTGAAGATACTACCATTAATCGAAAACTCACTCAAAAAACTGTTACAAGCCTGGGAGATAGAAGCGATCGCACCAATCGGCGCAGAAATCCCCTATGATCCCCAAAAACATCAATTAAGCAAAGGAAATGCACAGCCTGGTGAATTAGTCAAAGTCCGCTACAGTGGCTACTTGCAAGGCGATAAATTACTTTATCGAGTCACCGTAAGTCCCCTTGATTCAGGTTGA
- a CDS encoding Uma2 family endonuclease: MIATTKKLTFAEYLKYSDGKDTQYELVDGELIPMSLGTGKHDSISKFLERTFDDESAKMCKNWTAQKFSVGVRSPRGGRWDTSRITDVVVLLTVQWDAMLNREAVIELDEPPPILVVEVVSELTQTTDYRHKRSEYAVRGIPEYWIVDHLQQVVTVCTLVEGFYDAVAFRGEERVISATFPDLNLSAAQILAGRN; the protein is encoded by the coding sequence ATGATTGCAACTACTAAGAAACTAACTTTTGCAGAGTATCTCAAGTATAGTGATGGCAAAGATACTCAATATGAATTAGTAGATGGAGAACTTATCCCCATGAGTCTTGGTACTGGCAAACATGACAGTATTTCCAAGTTTTTAGAAAGAACTTTTGATGATGAAAGTGCCAAGATGTGTAAGAATTGGACAGCACAAAAGTTCTCTGTGGGAGTGCGATCGCCACGCGGAGGACGTTGGGATACTTCACGCATTACAGATGTAGTGGTGTTATTAACTGTGCAGTGGGACGCAATGTTGAATCGAGAAGCTGTGATTGAACTTGATGAACCTCCTCCCATATTGGTTGTAGAAGTTGTCAGCGAATTGACTCAAACGACAGATTATCGCCACAAGCGTTCTGAGTATGCTGTGCGCGGAATTCCTGAATATTGGATTGTTGATCATCTTCAACAGGTAGTAACAGTATGCACGTTAGTAGAAGGTTTCTACGATGCTGTTGCATTCCGAGGAGAGGAACGGGTTATTTCTGCGACTTTCCCTGATTTGAATTTAAGTGCTGCACAAATTTTGGCAGGAAGGAACTGA
- a CDS encoding ABC transporter permease, whose translation MPPKQNLEQLWIVRCGAAILLFGQVILHLLQGKAYYRKILEHMVTAGPGSISPVLLVSGFAGMIFTIQTARELVQFGAVSAVGGAFALAFCRELAPILTASILAGQVGSAFAAELGAMRVTEQIDALYMLRTDPIDYLVLPRVIACCLMMPLMMIFALIIGIIGGVFAASQFYQIVPEAFLESVRNFLEPSDLMIILLKGFIFGILVAVNGCSWGLTTKGGAKEVGESATTAVVTTWVSIFIMDFIITVLLSGQPNI comes from the coding sequence TTGCCCCCGAAACAAAATCTCGAACAATTATGGATTGTACGTTGTGGTGCGGCTATTTTGCTGTTTGGTCAAGTTATACTTCATTTGCTTCAGGGAAAAGCTTACTATCGCAAAATTCTAGAACACATGGTGACAGCCGGGCCTGGTTCTATCTCGCCAGTGCTGCTGGTGAGTGGTTTTGCGGGGATGATTTTTACAATTCAAACCGCCAGAGAATTAGTTCAATTTGGTGCTGTGAGTGCGGTGGGGGGTGCGTTTGCTTTGGCTTTTTGCCGAGAATTAGCACCTATTTTGACGGCTAGTATTCTTGCAGGACAAGTCGGTTCTGCTTTTGCGGCTGAGTTGGGTGCAATGCGTGTTACAGAACAAATCGATGCACTTTACATGCTCAGAACTGATCCGATAGATTATTTAGTACTACCTAGAGTCATCGCCTGCTGTTTGATGATGCCTTTAATGATGATTTTTGCTTTAATTATCGGCATCATAGGCGGTGTATTTGCTGCATCACAGTTTTACCAGATTGTTCCAGAAGCCTTTTTAGAATCAGTCAGAAATTTTTTAGAACCCTCAGATTTAATGATTATTTTGTTAAAAGGATTCATTTTTGGAATTTTGGTGGCTGTTAATGGTTGCAGTTGGGGACTAACTACAAAAGGCGGTGCAAAGGAAGTTGGAGAATCAGCCACAACGGCAGTTGTTACTACTTGGGTATCAATTTTTATCATGGATTTTATCATCACTGTATTACTTTCTGGACAGCCTAATATTTAG
- a CDS encoding ParB N-terminal domain-containing protein: MAKVQEIPLNQIKRPLPRVNDPNKVKALMESIAEIGQQEPIDVLEVDGQYYGFSGCHRYEACQRLGQETILARVRKAPRSVLKMHLA; this comes from the coding sequence ATGGCTAAAGTCCAAGAAATTCCCTTAAATCAAATTAAACGTCCCCTACCCCGTGTTAACGATCCCAACAAGGTCAAAGCCTTAATGGAATCCATTGCGGAGATTGGACAGCAAGAACCCATCGATGTTTTAGAAGTAGACGGCCAATATTATGGCTTTTCTGGCTGCCATCGTTATGAAGCTTGTCAGCGTTTAGGACAAGAAACCATATTAGCCAGAGTCCGTAAAGCTCCTCGCAGCGTTCTCAAGATGCACTTAGCGTAA
- a CDS encoding DUF1350 family protein produces MDWKEIRGNWVLVPKNPIGIVHFLGGAFVATAPHLTYRWLLEEVASKGYLVIATPFVNTLDHIAIAQSVLLNFERTLERLHDSGLLRKLYLPTYGIGHSMGCKLHLLIGSLYSVERAGNILISFNNYAAKDAIPLVEQLNSSLAIEFTPSPLETNKIVQEGYKIRRNLLIKFNNDNLDQSAALTKILQQRFPEMVTAQTLPGTHTTPLGQDIQWQIGTSFTPFDALGQWFKQEVYRDLHQLKRAILLWMNPLSPP; encoded by the coding sequence ATGGACTGGAAAGAAATTAGAGGTAACTGGGTACTGGTTCCCAAAAATCCTATAGGTATTGTCCATTTTTTAGGGGGTGCTTTTGTGGCTACTGCACCCCACCTAACTTACCGTTGGTTACTGGAAGAGGTAGCCAGTAAGGGATATCTTGTGATTGCGACTCCCTTTGTGAATACTTTAGATCACATAGCGATCGCCCAATCTGTTTTGTTAAACTTTGAACGCACCCTCGAACGCTTACACGACTCTGGTTTATTGCGTAAGCTGTATCTTCCTACTTATGGTATTGGCCATAGTATGGGTTGCAAACTCCATTTACTCATCGGTAGTTTGTATTCTGTAGAAAGAGCCGGAAATATCTTAATATCCTTTAATAACTATGCGGCTAAAGATGCTATTCCTTTAGTTGAGCAACTCAACTCTAGTTTGGCAATTGAGTTTACACCTTCGCCATTAGAAACTAATAAGATTGTCCAAGAAGGTTATAAAATCCGTCGGAATTTACTCATTAAATTCAATAACGATAACCTCGACCAATCAGCAGCTTTAACCAAAATTTTACAACAACGCTTTCCAGAAATGGTTACAGCACAAACCTTACCTGGAACTCATACAACTCCTCTCGGACAAGATATTCAATGGCAAATTGGTACTTCATTCACTCCTTTTGATGCTTTGGGACAATGGTTTAAGCAAGAAGTTTACCGCGATTTACATCAACTTAAGCGTGCTATTCTTCTCTGGATGAATCCTTTATCGCCACCGTAA
- a CDS encoding SpoIID/LytB domain-containing protein gives MRQNHYATKQMVTLPQRNTKRQNQVTVEFSFWRLSYTVVTTFCLLGLTAASGPGSNSQDVELRVGIIQRFGEKSTAKLQLEPTKGDRLRLSFPLGNKQQTIVTDKPVKLETVMQAVAKPVVQEVVVLGTYRTFETAEDSAKKWRSQGVEVEIAQPERWQVWAKRDVYSTALLRRLLFENLQKSGAKMAYIDTKVQKEVPQISWVVNGKRYNPMNLAISADKNLIRINKGEKSGTGRVYAGRMALQPNAYGTYTLVNEVSLETYLRGVVPNEIGSDAPKAALEAQAILARTYALRNLRRFAVDNYQLCADTHCQVYYGLSGATSKTDQAIAATRGMVVTYNNQLIDALYSSTTGGVTAFFSDVWNGEDRPYLKPVVDTPINFWDLSQQSLADEENFRKFINMKQGFNESNWDVFRWNKETSIEDIAKDLQKFLRVKNSPYAKFKTIEAIAVTKRSHSGRILDLAVKTDIGVFTLHKDEVRSAFAAPVSTLFYLQPLNKGQAELWGYAFIGGGLGHGVGLSQTGAQNLAKLGWETSKILQFYYPGTKIQIFNDKIKL, from the coding sequence ATGCGACAAAACCACTACGCTACAAAGCAAATGGTAACTCTGCCCCAGCGCAATACGAAAAGGCAGAATCAAGTCACAGTCGAATTTTCGTTTTGGCGTTTGTCTTACACAGTAGTAACGACATTTTGCCTATTGGGGCTGACAGCCGCATCCGGGCCGGGAAGTAACAGCCAAGATGTAGAATTAAGAGTCGGAATTATTCAGAGATTTGGCGAAAAATCCACAGCCAAGCTGCAACTAGAACCGACAAAAGGCGATCGCTTGCGGTTAAGCTTTCCTCTAGGTAACAAGCAACAGACCATAGTCACTGACAAACCTGTAAAACTAGAAACAGTGATGCAAGCTGTGGCTAAACCTGTAGTTCAGGAAGTAGTGGTTTTAGGGACATACCGTACCTTTGAAACAGCAGAAGATAGCGCCAAAAAATGGCGATCGCAAGGGGTAGAAGTAGAAATTGCCCAGCCAGAACGTTGGCAAGTTTGGGCCAAGCGGGATGTTTACAGCACAGCTTTATTGCGTCGCTTGTTATTTGAGAACTTGCAAAAGTCTGGCGCAAAAATGGCATATATCGATACGAAAGTGCAGAAAGAAGTACCGCAAATCAGTTGGGTAGTAAATGGTAAACGTTACAACCCGATGAACTTAGCCATCAGCGCCGATAAAAACTTAATTCGCATCAACAAAGGTGAAAAATCGGGAACTGGGCGGGTGTATGCGGGGCGAATGGCGTTGCAGCCCAACGCTTACGGTACATATACATTAGTCAATGAAGTCTCCTTAGAAACGTATTTACGTGGTGTTGTTCCCAACGAAATTGGGTCAGATGCGCCCAAAGCCGCCTTAGAAGCCCAAGCAATTTTAGCCCGTACCTACGCTTTAAGAAATTTGCGGAGATTTGCTGTTGATAACTACCAATTGTGTGCTGATACCCACTGTCAAGTTTATTATGGGCTGAGTGGGGCAACTAGCAAAACCGATCAAGCGATCGCGGCGACTAGAGGCATGGTAGTAACTTATAACAACCAATTAATTGATGCCTTGTATTCTTCTACAACCGGGGGTGTCACAGCCTTTTTTAGTGATGTCTGGAATGGGGAAGATCGTCCTTATTTAAAACCAGTAGTTGATACGCCGATTAATTTTTGGGACTTATCACAACAGAGTTTGGCTGATGAAGAGAACTTCCGCAAATTTATTAACATGAAGCAAGGCTTCAATGAAAGCAACTGGGATGTATTTCGCTGGAATAAAGAAACTTCCATCGAAGATATAGCCAAAGATTTACAAAAATTCTTGCGCGTCAAAAACAGCCCCTACGCTAAATTTAAAACCATTGAAGCGATCGCAGTCACCAAGCGTAGTCACAGTGGGCGTATCCTCGATTTAGCAGTCAAAACCGATATCGGCGTATTTACCTTACACAAAGATGAAGTACGCAGCGCCTTTGCTGCACCTGTGAGTACATTGTTTTACCTACAACCCTTAAATAAAGGCCAAGCCGAACTATGGGGTTACGCCTTTATTGGTGGAGGACTAGGACATGGTGTTGGCTTGAGTCAAACTGGCGCACAAAACTTAGCCAAACTGGGCTGGGAAACCTCAAAAATTCTCCAGTTTTACTATCCAGGGACGAAAATTCAAATCTTCAACGACAAGATTAAGTTGTAA
- a CDS encoding Dps family protein — MSSQATVKNVNIGIDEENRTKIAEGLSRLLADTYTLYLKTHNFHWNVTGPMFQTLHLMFETQYTELALAVDLIAERIRALGYPAPGTYSEYAKLSSIPETPGVPKAKEMIQLLVEGQEAVVRTARSIFPIVDEVNDEPTADLLTQRMQVHEKTAWMLRSLLEE; from the coding sequence ATGTCATCTCAAGCAACAGTAAAAAATGTAAATATTGGCATCGACGAAGAAAATAGAACCAAAATTGCCGAAGGATTGTCCCGTCTATTGGCAGACACTTATACACTGTATCTTAAAACTCATAACTTCCACTGGAATGTTACTGGGCCAATGTTTCAAACATTACACCTGATGTTTGAGACTCAGTATACAGAACTAGCTTTAGCCGTGGATTTAATTGCTGAACGCATCCGGGCTTTGGGTTATCCCGCACCTGGAACTTATAGCGAATATGCCAAACTCAGTTCCATTCCCGAAACCCCAGGAGTACCAAAGGCTAAGGAGATGATTCAGTTGCTAGTGGAAGGACAAGAAGCGGTAGTGCGAACTGCGCGATCGATTTTTCCTATAGTAGATGAAGTCAACGACGAACCCACAGCCGATTTGTTAACTCAGCGTATGCAAGTCCATGAAAAAACTGCTTGGATGTTGAGAAGTTTGCTGGAAGAATAA
- a CDS encoding nucleotidyltransferase family protein — METAKQLAIPIPMDAIENFCQRWQIAELSVFGSILREDFNADSDIDFLYILKPNIQWRLVDLFSAEEELAKLLGRKIDLVKKSSVEQSHNWLRKQNILSSSQVIYDSE; from the coding sequence ATGGAAACAGCTAAACAATTAGCAATTCCTATACCGATGGATGCTATAGAAAACTTTTGTCAACGCTGGCAAATTGCTGAATTATCAGTATTTGGCTCAATTTTACGTGAAGATTTTAACGCCGATAGCGATATAGATTTTCTGTATATCCTCAAACCTAATATTCAATGGAGATTAGTTGATTTATTTAGTGCTGAAGAGGAATTAGCAAAATTGCTTGGTCGCAAGATTGATTTAGTCAAAAAGTCAAGTGTTGAGCAAAGTCACAATTGGCTACGTAAACAAAATATACTTTCATCATCTCAGGTAATTTATGACAGCGAATAG
- a CDS encoding PP2C family protein-serine/threonine phosphatase, translating to MLQILVIDDDPTIQVFLKRLLEKQGYEVITACNGEEGIEKAIAYHPALIICDWIMPGLNGLEVCNYIKNDPNLSTSFFILLTSLDSVADRVKGLDAGADDFITKPIEQNELKARVRAGLRLHQLSRDLQIQKQLLETELAQAAEYVRSLLPLPTTEPFKINSCFIPSRQLGGDCFDYYWLDDDYLAVYLLDTAGHGLRATLPSISVLNLLRSRALKSLNYYQPSDVLRGLNETFQIDYQNDKYFTIWYGVYHKVTQQLVYASAGHPPAVLVSGKSPKNPEVQLLRTPGMPVGMFPEAKYVDACCQIADFSNLYIFSDGAYEITKTDGTLWSLDGLIQILVSIQNTFDCPLEQVLNYLIALNSKENFDDDLSILQIQFQ from the coding sequence ATGTTACAAATATTAGTAATCGATGATGATCCAACAATACAAGTATTTCTCAAAAGGCTGTTAGAAAAACAAGGGTATGAGGTGATTACAGCCTGTAATGGCGAAGAAGGCATTGAGAAAGCGATCGCCTACCATCCAGCCCTAATTATTTGTGATTGGATTATGCCTGGATTAAACGGGCTGGAAGTATGTAATTATATTAAGAATGATCCGAATTTATCCACCAGTTTTTTTATTTTATTAACATCATTAGATTCGGTTGCCGATCGCGTTAAGGGTTTAGATGCTGGTGCTGATGATTTTATCACTAAACCTATCGAGCAGAACGAATTAAAAGCCAGAGTTAGGGCTGGATTAAGACTCCATCAATTAAGTCGAGATTTACAAATTCAAAAGCAGCTTTTAGAAACAGAACTAGCACAAGCGGCTGAATATGTGCGCTCACTTTTACCTTTACCAACCACAGAACCATTTAAGATTAATTCCTGCTTTATTCCTTCACGGCAACTTGGTGGTGATTGTTTTGATTATTATTGGTTGGATGATGATTATTTGGCAGTTTATTTATTAGATACAGCCGGACATGGACTTAGGGCTACTCTCCCATCTATTTCGGTGTTAAATTTACTGCGATCGCGGGCTTTAAAAAGTTTAAATTACTATCAACCGAGTGATGTTCTGCGCGGATTAAATGAAACCTTCCAGATAGATTATCAAAATGATAAATACTTTACCATTTGGTATGGAGTTTATCACAAAGTCACCCAGCAGTTAGTTTATGCTAGTGCTGGACATCCGCCAGCCGTATTAGTATCTGGCAAATCCCCAAAAAATCCCGAAGTGCAGCTATTGAGAACTCCTGGTATGCCCGTGGGGATGTTTCCTGAAGCAAAATATGTTGATGCTTGTTGTCAAATTGCTGACTTTAGCAATCTCTATATTTTTAGTGATGGGGCTTACGAAATCACCAAAACTGATGGAACTCTTTGGAGTTTAGATGGGTTAATTCAAATATTAGTCAGCATACAAAATACCTTTGATTGCCCACTAGAACAAGTGCTAAATTACCTAATTGCTTTAAACTCCAAAGAGAATTTTGATGATGACTTATCAATCTTACAAATTCAATTTCAGTAA